The nucleotide window ACAGCTGGCACCGCGGACGCGCATGCCGTACCCGCAGCTCATCGCCTCGGTCGGCGCTGTGGTCGTGCGCGAGCGGGCGGTCCGATGGACGCTGGTCCTGGCCGCCACCGGGTTCGCCACGTTCTCGCTGTTCTGGACCGCGCTGACGTTCCTCCTCAGCGGCCCGCCGTTCCGGTACCCGGTGGCGGTGATCGGGTTGTTCGGGTTGGCCGGCCTCGCCGGCGTCCTCTCCGGACTGCGCGGCGGCAGGCTGCACGATCGCGGTTGGTCGCTTCCGGCCACCGGCGCGGCCTGGGTACTGGCCCTCACAGCCTTCGTCGTCGCCGCGTTCGCCGTACGGTCCGTCGCCCTCGTCATCATCGTGATCGTCATGCTCGACGTCGCCCTCCAGACGCAGGCCCTGCTCAACCGGGCGCGGCTGTTCGCCCTCTCCCACGAGGCCCGGAGCCGGCTCAACACCGCGCTGGCCACCGGCAACTTCGTCGGCGCCGCCATCGGCTCCGCCGCCGCGACCGTGCTGTGGTCCGCGGGCGGCTGGACAGCTGTCACCGTCGCGGGAACAGCGCTCTGCTGCTTCGCGCTCATCGTGTGGGCGCTGGGACGTCGTGGTCCACTCGTGAGCCGGGTTGCCCCGCCGGACAACGCAATTCAGGGGGCATGACCAATTGGTCATGCCCCCTGAATATCGCTGGTGCGCCGCCAGGGACTCGAACCCCGAACCCGCGGATTAAGAGTCCGCTGCTCTGCCAGTTGAGCTAGCGGCGCTCGTCGGCAACGGAGAGAACATTAGCACCCCTCCAACGCGGGCTCCAATTCGGTTACCCGGGTCCCCCCTTCGGTCGAGCTTTGCCGGCAAAAAGCCCCAAACCGACCACCGTCGCCAAGATCGGGGCGTGGGTTGCGGCGGTGATGCGGCACGATGTCCGCCAGGTACGCGAGAACAGAGGTGGGCATGGCACGGTTCACGCGAGCCGGGGCGGTGGTGGGCGCCCTGACTCTGGCGGCGTCGCTGGCACTGACCGGATGCGGCGGCGACGAGAAGAAGCCGGAATTCGTTGGCGGGGCGTCCTCGGACGTGAGCGCCACTCCTGGTTCAGCCACACCTTCGACGCCAGGCACACCGGGCGGGCCGCCGCTCACGCTGAGCCCGGCGAACGGCACGAAGAACAGGCCGGTGAGCACGGAGATCAGCGCGAAGCTCCCGGACGGTGGGAAGGTGTCCGCTGTCACCCTGACGGCGGACGGTGGGGGCTCGATCCAGGGCAAGCTGCGTACCGATGGTTCGTCCTGGGTGCCGTCCACCCCGCTGAAGTGGGGCACCCGCTACACGGCCACTGTGACGGCGAGCGCGTCGGACGGCACGAGCAGCCAGGGGACCAGCAGCTTCACCACGATGGCCAAGCCGAGGTCGACGATCGGGTCGGGCCTGTACCTCTTCGACGACAAGAGTTACGGGGTGGCCATGCCTGTGGTCACCGAGTTCCACCCGGGTATCCCGAAGAAGGACCGGGCGGCGGTCCAGAAGCGGATGTTCGTCCAGACCGACCCGCCGCAGCCGGGCGCGTGGCACTGGGTCAGCAACGGCACGCAGGCGTACTACCGGGCCCCGGAGTACTGGAAGCCGGGCACCACGATCACCGTGCGGATCGCCCTGGCGGGGGTGCCGCTGAGCAACGGCAAGTACGGCGACATCGACCGCAAGGCCACCGCGAAGATCGGCCGGTCGTTCGAGATGAAGGTCGACAACGCCAACAAGAAGATGACTGTGTACGAGAACGGCGCGGCGGTGCGCACCATTCCGGTGAGTCTGGGCAAGAAGAGCACGCCGTCGTCGAGCGGCACGATGGTCGTGATGGAGAAGAAGGAAGCCACTGTCTTCGACACCCGGGACGATCCGGACCCGGCCAACCGCTACGTGACCGACATCCAGTTCGCCCAGCGGCTCACCTGGGGTGGCGAGTACATCCACGCCGCGCCCTGGTCGGAGCACGTGCAGGGGCGGCGGAACGTCTCGCACGGCTGCGTGAACGTGTCGATGGCGAACGCCAGGTGGTTGTTCGACAAGACCCGGATCGGCGATCCGATCACGATCAAGGGCACCGAGCGCAGGATCGCCGCCGGCAACGGTTGGACGGCGTGGAGTCTGAGCTGGTCGGAGTTCATCAAGGGCAGCGCGTTGCCGGTGCCCAGCGGTGGGGCCGGCCCGGCGGTCTGAGCCGTCGGCTCCGTTGCGCCGGCCCTGCCGTTGGCGGGGCCGGCGTACCCTTGCACTCTCCCGCCGCGCGACATCGGCGCGGCGACCCCCGCAATCCCGGTACGGAGACGAACCAGGCTCACGAAACGCCGGATAGTAGCAGTATTCGGGCACTATTGATGGCGTGTTTCGGTTCACCCTCGGCAACCGGGGCCGGCTCTGGCGCGTCAGTAGGAGACGATGGGGCAGCGACCACGACTTGTGAGGGAATTCATGCGAGCTAGCCAGGACCAGCTGATCAGGCCCGGTGGGCGACGCCGCGTGTTCGCGGCGGGGCTTCTCGCCGTGGCGCTGGCCTTCACCTCCGCCTGTACCGACGACGGCGGTAAGCCGTCCTCGTGGCACGGCGGTGGCGAGAACCCGGCACCGAAGGCCGCGGCGACGATCAGTGAGCCGGCGGCCGACGCCAAGGACGTGCCGGCGTCCACAGGCATCACCTTCACCACGAAGGACGCCGTGGAGACCGCTGTCGAGCTGAAGGACGCCGCTGGCAAGGCGGTCGAGGGCGCCGTCGCCAAGGACGGCAAGTCCTGGCTGCCGGCCGGCGCGCTGGCGTACGGCACGAGCTACACGGCGACAGTGACCGCCACCGGCGACGACGGGCGTCCGGCCACCACGACCAGCACCTTCACCACAATGGCCAAGCCCGGCAATCAGGTACGCGTGAGCAGCTTCCTCGGTGACAACCAGGTGGTCGGTGTCGGCATGCCGCTGATCGTGAAGTTCAGCCGGGGCATCCCGGAGGACTACCGCGACGACGTGCAGCGCCGGATGACTGTCACCTCGACGCCGGCGCAGGCGGGGATCTGGCACTGGGTCAGCCCCACCGAGATCCGGTTCCGGCCGAAGGAGTTCTGGAAGACCGGCAGCAAGGTCTCCTACCGGGTCCAGGCGGGTGGCCTGCCGATGGGTGAGGGCTGGTACGGCCGCGCCGACCTCTCGGTGGACGTCAAGATCGGCGCGTCGGTGGTCATGACTGTCGACAACAAGACCAAGCGGATGACGGTGACCCGCAACGGCTCAGTAGTCAAGACCATCCCGGTCAGCCTGGGCAAGAAGAGCACCCCGTCGTCGAGCGGCACCATGGTCGTGATCGAGAAGTTGCGCAAGACGGTCTTCGACACGTTCGAGGAGCTGGGCCCGGAGGAGGGTTACCGCACCAAGATTGACTTCGCGCAGCGCCTCACCTGGGGCGGGGAGTTCATTCACGCGGCACCCTGGTCCGAAGGCCAGCAGGGCACCACTAACGTGTCGCACGGCTGCGTGAACGTGTCGATGGCCAACGGCGACTGGCTCTTCAAGAACACCCAGATCGGCGACCCGATCACGGTGAAGGGCACCGAGCGCAAGCTGCAGAACGGCAACGGCTGGACCGACTGGAACATGAGCTGGGACGAGTACGTGAAGGGCAGCGCCCTCCCGTACGAGCCTCCGGCCGACCCGGACGCCACGCCGACCCCGGACGGGGCGGTCACCCCGTCCCCCACGCCGACCTCCTGAGCCAGCCGACGAAAGCCCCCTCCTCGGAGGGGGCTTTCGCGTAGGCCCTGTCTCGCCCCGACAACGACTCAGGCCCCCTCCGAGGAGGGGGCCTGAGTGGTGAAACCTGTGGGGTGACTGAGGGGAATTGAACCCCCGACAACCGGGACCACAACCCGGTGCTCTGCCAACTGAGCTACAGCCACCATGCCGCCGTCGCCCGGTCGATCGCTCCGGGCGGGGTGCGGACCAATAATAGCCACACCACAGCGCGCCTCGTCCAGCGGGTTCCCTGCTCCCCGGGAGGAGCTGCCGTGGTCAGAGTTCGGCGGCGATGGCCTTGGCGGTCTCGACATCCGGGCCGGGCAGCGGAACGAAGATCGTGCGCCGGTAGTACTCCAACTCCCGGATGCTCTCCCGGACGTCGGCCAGCGCCCGGTGCGCGAGACCCTTCTGCGGCTGGCCGAAGTACACGCGGGGGTACCAGCGGCGGCAGAGTTCCTTGATCGACGACACGTCGATCATCCGGTAGTGCAGGTGCGCGTCGAGGCGGGGCATGTCCCGGGCGATGAATCCCCGGTCGGTGGCGATGGAGTTGCCGCACAGCGGAGCCGTACGCGGATCCTTCACGAAGGTGCGGACGTAGTCCAGGACCAGGTCTTCGGCCTCGGCGAGGGTGACCGCCGAGCGGCGGACCTCCTCGGTGAGACCGGACTTGGCGTGCATGGTCTGCACGATCTCCGGCATCCCCTCCAGTGCCGCCTCGTCGGCGTGGATAACCACGTCGACACCGTCACCCAGCACGTTGAGGTCGGGATCGGTGACCAGTGCCGCAACCTCGATCAGTTTGTCCCTGCCGAGGTCCAACCCAGTCATCTCACAGTCGATCCAGACGAGGAGATCAGCCACCGGGACAGCCTACGCGCAGCCCGCGCCCCGCGGCTGCGCGCTCTCGGCGGGCCGGCCCGCTAGGGTTTCGGGGTGCCAGCAGAACCCGTCGCACCGCCCGCCGTCACCGAAGACGATCCCGGCGGCCGTACGGTCCGTCGCCTGGTCGCGGTGGTGGCCCTCGGCGCTGTGCTGCCAGCGCTCTACCTGCCCGGTCTCGTGCACGACTTCTTCGATCTCAAGATCTACATGTCCGCGATGGACTGGTGGCGCGTCGGTCACCCGCTCTACGACTACGTCCAGCCCGACCGGGTGCAGGGCGAGCTGTACTTCACCTACCCACCATTCAGCGCGCTGCTGCTGTGGCCGTTCGGTCTGCTGCGGCTCGGCGCCACCGTGGCGATCTTCACGGCGCTCACCGTGCTGGCCGTCGTCCTGACCACCCGGTGGCTGGTGTCGCCGGTGATCGCCCGACACGACCTGCCTCGCGCGTTCACCCTGGTCGCCGCCGTATTGCTGGTGCTGGCGGTGGAGAGCATCCGCGAGACGATCACCTTCGGCCAGATCAACATGCTGCTGGTCGTGCTGATTCTGGCCGATCTGCTGTTCGCGGTACCGCAGGCGCGACGCTGGGCCGGCGTGGGCGTGGGGCTGGCGACGGCGCTCAAGCTCTTCCCCGGCATCTTCATCGTGTACCTGCTGGCCACCCGGCGGTGGAGGGCCGCGGCGGTGGCGAGCGCGACCGCGGCGGCGGCGACCCTGCTCGCGGCGGCGATCGCCCCACGGGACTCGTGGCGGTTCTGGACGCACGAGCTGTGGACCACCGAGCGGGTGGGACGCACCGACATCGTCGGCAACCAGTCGCTGTTCGGTCTGCTCAGCCGGTTCACCGAGCCGGACAAGCCGGACCGGCTGCTCTGGCTGCTGGTGGTCGCCGTGGTCGCCGCCTACGGGCTGTGGCGGGCCGCCCGCGCGGCGCGGGCGGGTGACCCGTTGACGGGCCTGACGTTGACCGGGTTGGTCGGTTCCCTGGCGAGCCCGATCACCTGGACCCACCACATCTACTGGTTCGTGCCGGCGGTGGTGCTGCTCGCCGACGCGGCGTTGAGCGCCGACCGCCCGGACGAGGTGCGCCGACGGCGGTGGTTGGCCGGGCTCGCGCTGGGGATCACCGCCGTGACCATCTACGGCGTTGTGACGTTCCAGGCCTGGGGCGCGGAACCGGTCCGCACTCACGACCCGGTGGACTTCGTCCTGCAGAACACGTACGTGCTGCTCAGTCTGCTGCTGCTGGCGGCGTTGCCGGTGCGTCCGAAGCTCGGTGTGGAAAATCGCACCAATTGGACAGACCTCCCGAGTAGCCACGTTCGGCGCTAACCTGTCCTCATCTACCTCAAGCGTCGCTCGGGTAGCACCGATCCCCCGGTGAGAGTGGCCCTCCGCGTCGGCAGCGCGGAGGGCCACTCGCCGTTCCACCCCCGTCAGCCGGCAGGGTCGCCAACCGGTGGGACCGCCACCGGCCGGGCCGTGGGCTCGTCCGGGTCGGCCGGCGGCCAGGCGAGACTCAGCCGGACCTCTGGTGGGCGGGGCAGCCGGACCGGCTCGTCCAGGTCGGCGAGGGTGTCTGCGCGCGCGGCGCCGATCGCCGACCGGGAGGGTGCCGCGGCCCCGGCGCCGACCGGGGCCAATTGTCGTACCGGCAACGGCGGGGTCGGGTCGGGTTGCCGGGGACCCAGGCCGCTCAGCGAGGTGACGCCGAGGCGGCCGGCGAGCACCGGCACCTGGTCCGGCTCGACCACGAAGATCACCTCGCGCGGGCGCAGCGGTCGCAGCAGGAGCAGCGCCGCGCACACCACCAGCAGCACGCCGACGGTCAGCAGACCCCAGGTGGCCGGACCGGTCCACCCGGCCCGCAACTCCGCGCGCAGTTCCACTGCCACGTCGGCAGCGCCGTCGGGGCGCATCACCACCAGGCTCATGGGTTCACCGGCGAGGTCGTCCGCGCTCCACTCCAGCGAGCCGATCCCCTCGCGTACCCAGAAGGGCCGGCCCAACGGCGTGACCGGCCCGCCGGCCGTCGCGGCGCCCGGGGTGTCGGTGGCCGGTCCCGCCGGATCGATCCGGACCGGCAGCGGGCCCCGGGCCAGCGCCACCCGGCGGACCGTGGCGTGCGGCACCGCCTCCAGCCAGCCACGCACCTCGGCGGTGGGCGCCAACCCGACGAAGGCTGGCCCGCCAGTGGTGTGGGCGTCCAGTCGGAGCCGCGTCTGCGCGGTACGCGCGAAGGGCGCCTCCTGTCGCAGCAACCGGTCGAGGTCGGTGATCACGACCGCGTGACCGGGCGTGCGGACCGTCTCGAAGCGGGCGGCGAAGGCCCCGCCGGGGTCGGCGTGACGGGTCACCAGCCACAACCCGCCGCCGGCGAACAACGCCGGAATTCCCACGACCAACAGCAGCACCCCGGCGATCATCCGCACGAACCGCATCCGCACCGTCCCCCTCCGTAGCAAAACACCCGGCCGACCTTACCGACGTACACCGTCTGATCAGGGGATATCCACGGCACGGCCGGTACCGACTCCGGAAAGCGCGCTGGCCCGCCGGATGATCCGGCGGGCCAGCGGGTGGGACGGGGGTCAGGCCTTGACGACCGGCTCCCGGCGGGTACGCGCGAACGCCAGCCCGCCCAGCACCAGGCCGGCCAGACCGGCGACGAGACCGGCCACACCGAGGCCGACCGCGAGCCCGTTGCCGTCGTCGTCATCATCGTCGTCGGGCGACGCGACGGCGGCGCTCGGCGCGGGCGATCCGGCCGGCGCCGCGGCGGCGGCCAGGGTGAGGACCGGAGCCGGGTGCTCCGGCTCCTCGGCACCCGGCGCCGGCTCGTCGATCCAGCGCGAGATGTTGCCGTCCGAGTAGGTCTGCAGGGTCTTGAAGACCATCGATTCGACCTGCGGCAGCGGCCCCAGCGAGACGGGGAACTCCTGGAACTGACCCGGCTTCACCGCCGCGTCGCCGGTGGCCGTCCAGGTGATCTTGGAAACCGCTTCGGTGAGCTGACTGCCGTGCACCTCGATCGGCGGGTCCACCTTGCGCTTCTCCGCGGTGACCGTCCAGCCGGGCACCGGCATCGTCGACACCGAGCCGACCGGGGCGTTCTCCGGCAGCACCACCTCCAGCTTGGTGGTGGAGGCGGTGTCGCTCTCGTTGGGCACCCGGAACGCCACACGGGCGTAGCCGCCCTGCGTCGCCTCCTTCGGGTTCACCGTGACGTGCGCGGACGCCGGTCCGGCGAAGCCGAGCACAGCGGTGGCGGCGGCGGTGAACGCCAGGGCGGCAGCGGCGGTTGCGGTACGCCGGAATCGGGTCATGGGTTTCGCGAGCCTCTCTAACGGATGGGCACGGTGGCGGTCACCGTGGCCTGGTCGATGTCGGTAGTGCGGGCGGTGATCTTCAGTTGCCACTCGCCGGCGGTCGGCAGGCTGATGTCGCCGTAGGCGTGACTGTCCGTCAACCGCAGCAAGGGCACCTCGATCGGCTCGATCCCCGCCGAGGGCAGCGCGGCGGTGGCCTTCCACTCCGCGACCAGCAGTGGTTTGTTGTCCTTGTCGTACGCGTACAGGTGCACCGAGTTGTTGCCCCGCTCGGCCGGGCTCACCTCGACCTCCACGGACAGCAGTGGGCTGGACAGCCTGGTGCTGAAGAGGCCGGATTCGGCCCCGGCGGACGGGCCGGCCGCGGCGGTGCGGGCGGGCGTGGTCTGCACGAGCGTGGCGGACACGGCCAGCACGACCACCGTGACGGCCAACTCCACCAGGACCGCCCGACGCACCGGCGCCGGGCGTTGCGCCGCGACCCGGCTACGCACCAACTGCCGGGAGTACGCCGCCACGCCGATGACCAGCGCGAACAGGCCGATCTTGGCGAGCAGCAGGCGCCCGTAGGTGGTGTCGAAGAGCGCCTGCGGGGTGGCCACCTCGATCAACGCCTGGACGGTGCCGGCCAGCAGCAACGCCGAGACGGCGAGCGCCGCCCAGCGCGACCAGATCGGCAGGATCGCGCCCAACTCCCGCTCGTCGGCCTGCCGCAGCAGGAAGACGGCGAGCATGAGCAGGCCGCCCAGCCAGACCGCCATGCTGCCCAGGTGGACCGCGTCGACCACCACCGAGACCGCTGGCGCCGGGGAGGCCGCCGGGTGCCCGGCCAGCGGCCAGGTCAGCAGGGCCGCACCGCCGAGCACGGCCAGGATGATCGCGTCCGCCCGGCCGGCGGGCCGGGCCAGCAGCGGGCGGAGCAGGAAGACGGACGCCGCCAGCAGGCCGAGCCGGACCAGGTGGGCGGCACCGAAGGCGCTGCCGAAGACACTGCCGAACCCCTCACCGGTGACGTCGAAGAGACCACCACCAGCGGTGTAGGGCACCTGCAACCACAGGTCCGCGAGGGTGGCGAAGGCCACCAGACCGAGGCCGATCCAGGCCAGCCGGGTCGGCCCCCGCCGGGAGAGCCGTCGTGGCCAGAGCGCAGCCAGCACCAGCGCCGGCCCCACCAGCAGCACCAGGCCGGCGTAGCCGAGGAAACGGGCCACCTTCACCGCCGTCTCCACCACCGGGTTGGCGCGGCTGTCCGTGCCGGAGTCGACGGGTGGGGTCGACGGCGCGCCGACCGAGTAGGTGAACGCCCCGGAGACCGGGTGGCTGTCGGCGGAGATCACCCGGAAGCTGACCAGGTAGGTGCCGCGGGCGCCGGCCGGATCCACCGGGATGGTCACGACCCCGCCGCTGAACGACGGTTCGCCCCGGTCGGCCCGGGACCCGTCCGGCGCGATGACCCGGATCTTGTCGGGCACCTTACGGACCGACTCGCTGAACGTGAGGACCACCTCGGACGGCCCGCTCGGCACGATCGACGCGGCGGCCGGACTGCTGCTCTCCAGCACCGCGTGGGCGCTGGCGGAGGTGGCTGGCGCGATCAACAAGGCGACGACGGTGACCAGGAGGCCGGCGGCTGCGGCCAGCCGGGCAGCCCAACGGCGGGGGGCGACAGTCATGCCGGACATGGTCGCCGATAGGTGTCCCTTTCGGCGAGCCGAGGGGGGTGGGCGCGTCGGTGGTCGCACGTCATGAACTGGTAGTCGGCACGGGGCGCGGAAAAGTTCCCGACGTGGCGCAGACCATCCAAGAGCCGAACGACCCTGACGCGCCGCCGGCTGCCGCGTAACCTGGTGTGTCGTGATCCCTGTCCCGCGTGACCCCGGTGCCGCCGGTCCGGCCGCACCTGTCGACCAGGTCGCCCGGGACCCGGCAACCGAGTGGGCGCTGACCGCCCGCGACGGCGACACCACCGCCCAGGCGGCGTTCGTCCGGCTGACCCAGGCCGAGGTCTGGCGGTTCGCCGCCGCCCTGGTCGACCCGGACAGCGCCGACGACCTGACCCAGGAGACCTACCTGCGGGCGTTTCGGGCCCTGCCCGCGTTCGAGGGTCGCTCCAGCGCCCGCACCTGGCTGCTCGGCATCGCCCGGCGGGCCTGCGCCGACCACCTGCGCACCGTCATCCGGCGTCGGCGGCTCGACGAGCGCCTGGCGGCGAACGCGTACACCGACCACCCGCACCCGGACCCGGCCGGCCAGCTCGGCGCCGCCGACCTGGTCCGCCGCCTCGGCCCCGAGCGGCGCTCCGCGTTCGTGCTCACCCAACTGCTCGGCCTGTCGTACGCCGAGGCCGCCGCCGTCGAAGGGGTGCCGGTGGGCACCATCCGCTCCCGGGTCGCAAGAGCCCGTGACGACCTGGTCGAGGCGGTCGGCGACGCCCTGACCGGCTGAACGCGGGAACTTCCGGCGCGGACGGGACGACAAATGAGCGTGACAGCACCTTCCGCCCGAGGCGGCCGTTGGCCAGTGATCCGCCCCTGGCTCGGCATCGCGGCCCGACTCGGCCTCGCCGCCGTCTGGCTGGTTGCCGGCGCGTCGAAGGTCAGCGATCTCGCCGCCTCCGGGCGGGCTGTCAACGCGTACCAGGTGCTGCCGTACGACGTGGCGACAGTGATCGGCGCGGCCCTGCCCTTCGTCGAGCTGGCGTTGGGGGTGCTGCTGCTACTCGGGCTGGCCAGCCGGCTCGTCGCCGGGGTCTCCGCCGCGCTGCTGGTGGTCTTCATCGCGGGGATCGCCTCGGCCTGGGCGCGTGGGCTGGCCATCGACTGCGGCTGCTTCGGCAGCGGCGGGCAGCTGGCCGCGGGGCAGGCACCCAGTTACCTCCCGGAGATCCTCCGGGACCTGGGATTCTTGATTCTGGCCGGTTTTCTGCTGATCTGGCCGCGTACGCCGGTATCGGTGGACGGGTGGTTGTCCGGCGAACCCGTTGTGGAGGACGAGGATGAGTAGTCGCAAGGGGCAGCGGGACGCAGCCCGGGTGGTCCGCGAGCAGTTGGCCCGTGAGCGGCGCCGCCGCCGCACGATCTGGGTCTCCGCCGCCGCTGTCGTCGTCCTGCTCATCGCCGGTGTCGTCGGCTGGGCCGTCTGGTCCAGCCAGCGCTCCGACGACTTCACCACGCCACCCGGCGCCAACGCGGCCGGCACCGGCATCGTCACCGGCGGCGGCCCGGTCACCGTCGACGTCTACGAAGACTTCCTCTGCCCGGCCTGCAGGCAGTTCGAGCAGACCAGCGGGTCGACCCTCGAACAGTTGGTGGCCGAGAACAAGGCGACTGTGGTCTACCACCCGGTCGCGTTCCTGAACCGTTTCTCCACCACCGAGTACTCCACCCGCTCCTCGGCCGCCTCCGGCTGCGCCGCGGCGGGCGGCAAGTACCACGAATACGCCAAGGAGCTCTTCGCCCAGCAGCCGCCGGAGGGCAGCGCCGGGCTCACCGACGACAAGCTCATCGACATCGGCACCGGCGTCGGCCTCGACCGGGGCTCCTTCGGCAGCTGCGTGAAGGACGACACGTACCGGACGTGGACCGAGCACGTCACCGACGACGCCAGCCGGAGCAACGTCACCGGCACGCCGACCGTCAAGATCAACGGCCAGCCCCTCGAGAACCCCACCCCGGACGCTCTCACCGCAGCCGTGGCGGCGGCCGGCAAGTGATCCGTACCCTGCTGGGGCGCGCCGGCCTGGTCGCCGCCGCAACCGGCCTGGTGACCGTGATCAGCGCTGCGCCCGCCGCCGCGCACGGCGCCGACGCACCGGACGGCACCGACTACCGCACCCGCACCACCGGGGTCGCACCGGCGCGGCCAGGGCTCGAGGTACGCGTCGTCGAGGCCGGCGCCCGACTGGAGCTGACCAACAGCACCGGCCGCGCCATCGAGGTCATCGGCTACTCCGGCGAGCCGTACCTGCGCGTCGGCCCGGACGGGGTCTTCGAGAACAGCCACTCCCCCGCCACGTACCTGAACCGCACCATCACCGGGGACACCGCGCTCCCGGCCGAGGCCGACCCGGCCGCCGCACCGTCCTGGCGGCGGATCGCCGACGGCACCACCGCGCGGTGGCACGACCAACGCGCGCTGTGGCAGGAGTCGGCACCGCCGGCCGCGGTACGCGCCGCGCCGGGCCGCGAGCACCGCGTCCGGGACTGGACCATCCCGCTGCGCGACGGCACCGACCCGGTGGTGATCGGCGGCACGCTGGACTGGGTGCCACCGCCGGACGCGTACACCTGGT belongs to Micromonospora ureilytica and includes:
- a CDS encoding MFS transporter, producing the protein MSRRLTFLFALAAGVAVGNLYWAQPLLGFIAGDLRVTTATAGWLITATQFGYAVGVLLLVPLGDVLDRRRFVPIMLLTSAAALLLCALAPSIGVLLLALGVLGVTTISGQILTPLAGDLAGDAQRGRIVGVVGSGTLTGILASRAISGLVADAAGWRTIFALAAVLAVLLAIVLHRAIPQLAPRTRMPYPQLIASVGAVVVRERAVRWTLVLAATGFATFSLFWTALTFLLSGPPFRYPVAVIGLFGLAGLAGVLSGLRGGRLHDRGWSLPATGAAWVLALTAFVVAAFAVRSVALVIIVIVMLDVALQTQALLNRARLFALSHEARSRLNTALATGNFVGAAIGSAAATVLWSAGGWTAVTVAGTALCCFALIVWALGRRGPLVSRVAPPDNAIQGA
- a CDS encoding L,D-transpeptidase — protein: MARFTRAGAVVGALTLAASLALTGCGGDEKKPEFVGGASSDVSATPGSATPSTPGTPGGPPLTLSPANGTKNRPVSTEISAKLPDGGKVSAVTLTADGGGSIQGKLRTDGSSWVPSTPLKWGTRYTATVTASASDGTSSQGTSSFTTMAKPRSTIGSGLYLFDDKSYGVAMPVVTEFHPGIPKKDRAAVQKRMFVQTDPPQPGAWHWVSNGTQAYYRAPEYWKPGTTITVRIALAGVPLSNGKYGDIDRKATAKIGRSFEMKVDNANKKMTVYENGAAVRTIPVSLGKKSTPSSSGTMVVMEKKEATVFDTRDDPDPANRYVTDIQFAQRLTWGGEYIHAAPWSEHVQGRRNVSHGCVNVSMANARWLFDKTRIGDPITIKGTERRIAAGNGWTAWSLSWSEFIKGSALPVPSGGAGPAV
- a CDS encoding L,D-transpeptidase, giving the protein MRASQDQLIRPGGRRRVFAAGLLAVALAFTSACTDDGGKPSSWHGGGENPAPKAAATISEPAADAKDVPASTGITFTTKDAVETAVELKDAAGKAVEGAVAKDGKSWLPAGALAYGTSYTATVTATGDDGRPATTTSTFTTMAKPGNQVRVSSFLGDNQVVGVGMPLIVKFSRGIPEDYRDDVQRRMTVTSTPAQAGIWHWVSPTEIRFRPKEFWKTGSKVSYRVQAGGLPMGEGWYGRADLSVDVKIGASVVMTVDNKTKRMTVTRNGSVVKTIPVSLGKKSTPSSSGTMVVIEKLRKTVFDTFEELGPEEGYRTKIDFAQRLTWGGEFIHAAPWSEGQQGTTNVSHGCVNVSMANGDWLFKNTQIGDPITVKGTERKLQNGNGWTDWNMSWDEYVKGSALPYEPPADPDATPTPDGAVTPSPTPTS
- the orn gene encoding oligoribonuclease, with amino-acid sequence MADLLVWIDCEMTGLDLGRDKLIEVAALVTDPDLNVLGDGVDVVIHADEAALEGMPEIVQTMHAKSGLTEEVRRSAVTLAEAEDLVLDYVRTFVKDPRTAPLCGNSIATDRGFIARDMPRLDAHLHYRMIDVSSIKELCRRWYPRVYFGQPQKGLAHRALADVRESIRELEYYRRTIFVPLPGPDVETAKAIAAEL
- a CDS encoding glycosyltransferase 87 family protein; this encodes MPAEPVAPPAVTEDDPGGRTVRRLVAVVALGAVLPALYLPGLVHDFFDLKIYMSAMDWWRVGHPLYDYVQPDRVQGELYFTYPPFSALLLWPFGLLRLGATVAIFTALTVLAVVLTTRWLVSPVIARHDLPRAFTLVAAVLLVLAVESIRETITFGQINMLLVVLILADLLFAVPQARRWAGVGVGLATALKLFPGIFIVYLLATRRWRAAAVASATAAAATLLAAAIAPRDSWRFWTHELWTTERVGRTDIVGNQSLFGLLSRFTEPDKPDRLLWLLVVAVVAAYGLWRAARAARAGDPLTGLTLTGLVGSLASPITWTHHIYWFVPAVVLLADAALSADRPDEVRRRRWLAGLALGITAVTIYGVVTFQAWGAEPVRTHDPVDFVLQNTYVLLSLLLLAALPVRPKLGVENRTNWTDLPSSHVRR
- a CDS encoding YcnI family copper-binding membrane protein; protein product: MTRFRRTATAAAALAFTAAATAVLGFAGPASAHVTVNPKEATQGGYARVAFRVPNESDTASTTKLEVVLPENAPVGSVSTMPVPGWTVTAEKRKVDPPIEVHGSQLTEAVSKITWTATGDAAVKPGQFQEFPVSLGPLPQVESMVFKTLQTYSDGNISRWIDEPAPGAEEPEHPAPVLTLAAAAAPAGSPAPSAAVASPDDDDDDDGNGLAVGLGVAGLVAGLAGLVLGGLAFARTRREPVVKA
- a CDS encoding copper resistance CopC/CopD family protein, yielding MSGMTVAPRRWAARLAAAAGLLVTVVALLIAPATSASAHAVLESSSPAAASIVPSGPSEVVLTFSESVRKVPDKIRVIAPDGSRADRGEPSFSGGVVTIPVDPAGARGTYLVSFRVISADSHPVSGAFTYSVGAPSTPPVDSGTDSRANPVVETAVKVARFLGYAGLVLLVGPALVLAALWPRRLSRRGPTRLAWIGLGLVAFATLADLWLQVPYTAGGGLFDVTGEGFGSVFGSAFGAAHLVRLGLLAASVFLLRPLLARPAGRADAIILAVLGGAALLTWPLAGHPAASPAPAVSVVVDAVHLGSMAVWLGGLLMLAVFLLRQADERELGAILPIWSRWAALAVSALLLAGTVQALIEVATPQALFDTTYGRLLLAKIGLFALVIGVAAYSRQLVRSRVAAQRPAPVRRAVLVELAVTVVVLAVSATLVQTTPARTAAAGPSAGAESGLFSTRLSSPLLSVEVEVSPAERGNNSVHLYAYDKDNKPLLVAEWKATAALPSAGIEPIEVPLLRLTDSHAYGDISLPTAGEWQLKITARTTDIDQATVTATVPIR
- a CDS encoding sigma-70 family RNA polymerase sigma factor; amino-acid sequence: MIPVPRDPGAAGPAAPVDQVARDPATEWALTARDGDTTAQAAFVRLTQAEVWRFAAALVDPDSADDLTQETYLRAFRALPAFEGRSSARTWLLGIARRACADHLRTVIRRRRLDERLAANAYTDHPHPDPAGQLGAADLVRRLGPERRSAFVLTQLLGLSYAEAAAVEGVPVGTIRSRVARARDDLVEAVGDALTG
- a CDS encoding MauE/DoxX family redox-associated membrane protein is translated as MSVTAPSARGGRWPVIRPWLGIAARLGLAAVWLVAGASKVSDLAASGRAVNAYQVLPYDVATVIGAALPFVELALGVLLLLGLASRLVAGVSAALLVVFIAGIASAWARGLAIDCGCFGSGGQLAAGQAPSYLPEILRDLGFLILAGFLLIWPRTPVSVDGWLSGEPVVEDEDE